A genomic stretch from Strongyloides ratti genome assembly S_ratti_ED321, chromosome : 1 includes:
- a CDS encoding Cyclin-dependent kinase 7 has translation METSKVIPQKGRYEKVKHLGEGQFANVYLAKDTITNDLVAIKKIKLGSITEVRDGINRTALREIKLLQEVKHDNIICLRDVIGHKKNIQLVMDFMETDLEIVIKDKSLEYLHSNWILHRDLKPNNLLINSSGRVKITDFGLARFFGSPNKQYTCQVITIWYRPPELLYGASSYNTSIDIWSIGCIIAELLLRTPIFPGRSDIDQLSKIFHILGTPKLEDWPLMVDLPGYCEPKPEPGIELNQVFTAASEDLLELIKGTFIFNPLKRYTATKCLESNYFKSHPYACADNEIPLPSSARENPLLKASKQRRKINVNDEATVRRRLEFN, from the exons ATGGAGACATCAAAAGTAATTCCACAAAAAGGAAGATATGAAAAAGTTAAACATCTTGGTGAGGGACAATTTGCTAATGTTTATCTTGCAAAAGATACCATAACGAATGACTTAGTTgctataaaaaagattaaactTGGTTCAATAACAGAAGTTAGAGATGGAATTAATCGTACAGCTTTACGTGAAATTAAGTTACTTCAAGAAGTGAAgcatgataatattatttgt ttgaGAGATGTCATTGgtcacaaaaaaaatatccaaCTTGTTATGGATTTTATGGAAACTGACTTAGAAATTgtaattaaagataaaa GTCTTGAATATCTCCATAGTAATTGGATACTTCATCGTGATTTAAAACCTAACAATTTACTTATTAACAGTAGTGGGCGTGTCAAAATTACTGACTTTGGTTTGGCAAGATTTTTTGGTTCTCCAAATAAACAATATACATGTCAAGTTATTACTATTTGGTATCGTCCCCCTGAATTATTATATGGAGCTTCAAGTTATAATACCTCAATTGATATTTGGTCTATTGGATGTATAATTGCTGAATTACTTCTAAGAACACCAATATTTCCAGGAAGATCAGATATTGATCAactttctaaaatttttcatatattagGGACACCAAAATTAGAAGACTGGCCA tTGATGGTAGATTTACCAGGATATTGTGAACCAAAACCAGAACCTGGTATTGAACTAAATCAAGTTTTTACAGCAGCCAGTGAAGATTTATTAGAACTAATAAAAggaacatttatatttaatccACTAAAAAGATACACTGCAACTAAATGTTTAGAAAGTAACTATTTTAAATCTCATCCATATGCATGTGCTGATAATGAAATTCCACTTCCAAGTAGTGCACGAGAAAATCCATTATTAAAAGCATCAAAACAGAGgagaaaaattaatgttaatgaTGAGGCAACAGTTCGTAGAAGATTGGAATTTAACTAG
- a CDS encoding BRICHOS domain-containing protein, translating to MQANEKDNANNDIKLTLEEKNLLADATNPNIKVPYLPNMISNDYSNFDPKKVSSGNRRYNDKEFLPKRIIYVMKERVYRDPRIAQICAMIILFWLLIALLVSGILMYRYFIYKPTYCGWYSTDFISNGIPAHLEQNMEIDSDGLYEKIQVPQFGLNRKTIYIHDFRKNITAIVDVLEQRCFLKQLDHNIIPMPKVFIDLINQLQEAFPDREKHYPRVVKETYRVGPRISIENLLKLDSVMITRHCLSKDVFQLKRISRSSEKLYYFKRKRRGTSDSQVYHFSEYQDLQENSPLFLIIYCYQLKGHIKK from the exons atgCAGGCTAATGAAAAAGATAACgctaataatgatattaaattgacattagaagaaaaaaatcttCTTGCTGATGCAACTAACCCTAATATAAAAGTACCATATTTACCAAATATGATATCTAAtgattattcaaattttgaCCCAAAAAAAGTATCATCTGGAAATAGAAgatataatgataaagaatttttaccaaaaagaataatttatgtGATGAAGGAACGTGTTTATCGTGATCCAAGAATAGCTCAAATTTGTgctatgataattttattttggcTTCTTATTGCTCTCCTTGTCTCTGGTATTTTAATGTATCgttattttatctataaacCAACATATTGTGGATGGTACTCAACagattttatttctaatggTATTCCAGCTCACCTAGAACAAAATATGGAAATTGATTCAGATGGTTTGTATGAAAAAATTCAAGTTCCACAATTTggtttaaatagaaaaacaatttatatacatgattttagaaaaaatattacagcTATTGTTGATGTTCTTGAACAACGTTGTTTCTTAAAACAATTAGATCATAATATTATTCCAATGCCAAAAGTTTTTATagatttaataaatcaattACAAGAAGCTTTTCCAGATAGAGAGAAACACTATCCTAGAGTTGTCAAGGAGACCTATCGTGTAGGTCCAAGAATCAGTATTGAaaacttattaaaattagaCAGTGTTATGATAACAAGACACTGTTTATCTAAAGATGTTTTccaattaaaaagaatttctCGAAGTtcagaaaaattatattattttaaaagaaaaagaagag gtaCTTCTGATTCACAAGTTTATCATTTTTCGGAGTATCAag ATCTTCAAGAAAACAGTcctttgtttttaattatctaCTGCTATCAATTAAAAGGgcatataaagaaataa